The sequence TCAAACGGGCGTTTCCTGAAACCTTGGGAGCCTCTGGGGGATGAAATATGGAGCTATGATTACATCTCAAATTGATTGGTGTGGGTGGAGGAGATAATAGTACTACTGGTGATGGTGGAGCCAATGTCACACATAGTGCTGAAAGGTGAGGGTTGGGCCCATGTGAGAGTGACAGGATTCTGTGGTTACCTATCCTGGGATGATTGATCAAAGGCAGGGATGCTGTGTGGGTCGTCCCCCCATGTATACTGCAAGCACAAACATGCGACTCTAGCCTAGGTAAAATTGCATTATTAAAACTACCCCCAAATTATCTTTGTCTGAGAAGAGGTAAACTCTCAAAAGGGGCATGTGATTATTGTTAAGTCTGGGAAACACTGCATTttcgtatgttattttcaccaatatatgcatttttagggATGGTTTACCCCAGTGTatggatttttgtacacatttgctgggctggagaattgcaaaatttggggaagCGCAAATGTCAAAGGAAGGCCATGTTTGGGTTCTCAGATTGCTTCAGAAACAACGAATCaaataggtttgcctttaaagacAAACTGAATCggaacacgcccccccccaatccttacCTAGGACAGTATTTCTCAACCCCATGCCCTTTAGAAacttgggactgcaattcccaccagATCCTTGTCGGCCATGGCTCAGTGAGTGCCCAGAACATAATATCCCAGAGCTTTTTGAAAATGCTTCTTGCTTACCTGAAATAGGTTCCTTAATGGACGTGTCATGATGAGTAGAAAGCAGGAAATGGGAATGAGAAGCAGAAGTAGAAATGGTCCCCAGTGAGATCTCTGAAGTGGGGTTTGCTGAGACGACTGGACTCCACCATGGCTCTGTGTAACGTTTTCGGTGCCTGGAGTAGTAAAAGAGTCTGCATTACAGAGAGAGACTGACCTATAGGGGCAGATTGAATGCCTTCCGGTAACAAGCGAGGGGCAGAGAGCAGATAATATTGAGAGGATACCCACAGAGTGTTGCTGAACCATGTGTTGCTTTTTTATGACAACAGATGCAGAGTATTGCATTGGTTTCACAAGAAGTGGATGGTGGCCTGATATCAAGTGATTGGCaccataatattttgttttgttttttaaggggagagggagaaaaacagggAGAAAGTCAatggggagaagaaggagaaggagtgaGAGCATCTCTACACCACAATGGTCCACTGGTTTAATTGTCATGGACTCCCCCACCCGAAGCAAtcatggaaattgtagtttaTTGCAGGTGCTGAGAACGCTGTTCAGGGCCTCTAAATTCTTCCTCTGCcgaactaaaactcccatgatTTCCTGGGGGAGAGATAAAGAAGTATGGGTCCTCAAGTGCAGATATGCCTTGGGAAAGACAGAaaagaaagggtggggggaagagacaggAGAAAGAGAGATCAAATTGTAAACCACTTAAGAGGTTTTGATACAAACCAGAGGTATATAAAGTTTGTTCAATAAATAAAGTGGGCCCTGTGGTAGAAACCAGGGTTTCATGCAGTCCTGGGGCTGCAAAAGTTGGTGACACTGACAGCTGGGTGTGAGCTGTAAGTTGGGAAGTCCTGAGTTCAAATCAGACCACAGCCAAATACTCACTCAGTGGGATTAGGCAACTGACTTTTCTCTCTGCCTCAGTTCCCCCTTACTGCAAGCTGGGCATGACAATACCAATGTTGTAAACAGGGGCAGCTTCAGGTCTGAGGGGCTCCCTGGCAAAATGCCCTCTGCTAGGCCTCCGCCCTTGAGCTTGCTTGCCAACAGCTGCGAGTTGCCATTTTTAaacttcccacaatgcccctgaagTCATGTTGGTctggggaattctgggaaattACAATGGCAGCCGCAGTGAGGCCACCAAGGGCAGCTATTTAAATTTACCCAGAGTGGCGCAGTATGTCAAGGACCTATTGCGACCAGGTGGGGCTAGAAGTTGGGGGACAGGCAGAAGTGTTGATGTTGGGCCTGGTTGTCATGGCAACTGTGATAATGTTTGTGAAGCATTCTGAAATCTCCAAAGCACTATATGGATGCTAAGTATTATTTCTGGCGGAAACGAACCTTCAGAGCATAAATGCAACCACTCAGTAGGCAAAGCATTTGTATTCTGCCAAGATAGCGAGGCGACTTTTGCTCATTTTCTCTGCCTCCCCATATTGTCGACACTGGGGTGAAACCATCCTCTTTGATCAGCTCACCACATACCGTTTCATACACACCATAGCAAGTTGTTCacccagtggaaaacaggagtggctggggcagtggGGCAGGGTTGCAAAGTCACCTTCCTAACACTGTCATCACTGCCACTGACCGGGTTGGGGTGCAGGGAGGTGGTGGGGAGCTCAGGGCTGTTTGGGCACAGATTGGCTCTACTCCAAGTTTGCCACCCCCCTGCCATGCCAGTGAACCACCTTGATAAGCAGCAGCGACGCCAGTTTTATGAGGGCAGCTCCATGGCATTGTCCCACTGTGTCAGGCCCCCGTGGCAGAAATGTCTCCCCTCTGTATCCCCACAGCCTTGCTCCCCCACACCCTGACCACCTGGAATGTTACCTGGTTGGCACTGAATAATGGTGCATTTACTGTAATTGGCAGACTCTTTCAGTTCGATGAGTTTCTCCATCTTGTCCGCCAGGTTTCCGATGTGGTAAGGAACCGGATCCAAGAACTGAGTGATGTTTGTCCCCACAAAACGGACACAACTATCCTGTTAAGGCGCAAGAGAAAAAAGTCAAGCCCAGCAGCTTCGTCCTGATGTATAGTGAGCCCACAAGCCATGCCACCACACCTTAGGAACTGGGGCCAAATTACACGTGAAGTTGCTGCACTTAAATGAGGCTACTTCTGTTTTGAAGACAAAACAGCTGCAGGCCCCTGCTCTGGATCAGGGCCCTGTGGCAGTTTCCTGCTGAAAATCACCCTCTTCCTCAGCTGTTCTTTACTCCCACTGGTGCTGCTGACTGCAGGCATTAACTCTGGAGCCAAATAGGTTTAAAAAgtttgaattaggtaggttttaAAGAAAATTCAAGCAAGACTGGATTTCTCCATCAACCTTAGGGGCCCATGGCTGCGTttcagtttgtattttgctttggaagttaggtaagttcacctttcAATGTGAACCGAATTGAAATTCTTCTCCATTCCTACCTGGCATGAGTAGGGGTCTGGCTTAATCTGGAGGGAGGAGCACCTTGTGGTATTTCATTCTGATCCAAATTTTaacttaattatttttaaatatcctTAACAAATACAAATAATTGCTAGCGTTTAGGACTGGTCAGGTTCGAAACAGCTATTAGATGAATAAATAAGAGGGGGGAATGACCTTTGCTGCCTTCCAAAGCACCCATGACCTACCTCAATGTTACATCCTTCAATAAAGGAGGCTATGTGATATGTTATATTGAAGAACTTTCGCTCCAGGATTCTCCCGGATACGCTGGCCAGATGCTTCAGCTTTTTGTTTATGAGATGAACTTCCCATATTTCCTGGCAGAATCCATCCTGGGGGAAATTATTGGGGGAGTGGGAATATAAGGAAGGAATGCATGATTAGGAAAAAGTCAGGGGTGTATTCTTTTTCGAAACCACTAAGAACATACAAAGCTGCCATAGGGCTCATCCAAACTTACCTTTTGACCCATGTTTTCCAGGCtcaggtccacactttaaagctttgTGTCCAagcactcctttttttttttgacccagatatttccccatgaaaacctgctctttgaagCAGAAGCACAACAAACAGCAGTTCAGGTTCCGCCCCcccattgctgtttgctccaattcagctatAAAGAGCAGGGGGTTTTTTCCCCAAGGAAAGCTccggagtggggtgggtgggaaagggcACCTGGATATGGAGTTTTAAAGCATGGATCATTTCCTGGAAAGCGCAGAGAAAAGGTGAGTGTAGATAAGCCTTTATAGTGAGTCAGACTTTTGGTCTgtctatctaactcagtattgcccacacaggctggcagcagcacaaTTGACATAAGAGGAATTGTCTTTCAAATCCTTCCATTCCTGGTGGAAATTCTGCTTTTTGTAATAGGAGAGGCAGCGCACATTTTCGTCTCCACGCAAAAATTCGCTCCTGAATTAAAATAATTGCAACTGATCAGCCCTTTCAAGTAACATAACAACACCATGGTAGGTAACATATGTCTAGTTGTTTCCTTAGTtaacaggttgtttttttaagacttTACCGGTTTCAGGTTGGATGGCATATCTACTGGGTAATTGAGGAGCAGGTACTGCttctgcagagagaaagagataggcCTGAGTTGAATGCGGGGAGAGGATGGATTAAAGAGCAAGAAAAGTCTATCcatgaaatgtttttaaataggcTTTAAAGGTACCTCTAGGTTAGAGGTTGGCAACCTACGGCCCATGGGCCAGTTCTGGCCCTTGAGCTTCCTGGAACCGGCCCACAGCCGTTCTgtggatcggcgtggggattcCATGCCTTTCTTCAcggccatttccccccctcaatgCAGGGATCCACTTCCGTCCCAGAAAAGCACCGGAAATGTCATGTGCGCATGCGCATGGGTGCTCCTCACCCGGAGGAGTGCCTGTACGTGTGCGTACGTGCTATTTCTGGTGCACTTCCAGGACAGAGGAGAGCCCACGTGTAtgtgcacacgctatttctggcgcTCTTCTGACCCAgaagagcaccggaaatagcttgagcGCATGCACAGGCGCGCATGCTCTGGCCCAACGAGAGGCCTGCCAGGGAGTGGACCGGACCAGCCTCAAAaaacgttgccgacccctgatctaggttTATCTAGATGAGCCTTCATCACCCTGGCACAATTCTCCATGttttggaccccaactcccatgaGCGCTGCAATGTTGCATTTCTACCTGCAGTGCCAATTTCAGGTGGTAGCATGGGATGATTGGCTCAGCCCCATGGCAATTAAACTCTATGGTCCCTGCAACACTTTATCACATCCCCAATGCTGTTCAACATCTATTTGAGGgaggttcatggtgagttttggcacctatttttctagaaaaatagcactgccctgATATAGTCTGCTCAAGGGCACACTCACCAGTTCTTTAATTTTAGATAAAAAAAGCTGAGTGTTGTTCGTTGACTCAAACGGAACATGTTGAAAGACGCAATTCTGGCTTGACTCACATTGGgtgagaaacagcagcagcagaacaaagaCCTAGAAGGACAGGAAAAAATTCTTATATAGTAAGTGAAAGCTCAAAAGAACTCTCAAGCATCTCTCAGCTAGCATGCAATGCAGACCCAAacttccatcttcaaatatctgaagaccTGTCACATACATGACAAAGCAAATCTGTTACttgcctgatcctcttttaaagccatccaaatcttACCCTCCTTCCTTTACAGTAGAATGGGGATGTGACATTGGACTTtcccaagag comes from Podarcis raffonei isolate rPodRaf1 chromosome 13, rPodRaf1.pri, whole genome shotgun sequence and encodes:
- the FLT3LG gene encoding fms-related tyrosine kinase 3 ligand, with translation MIWRHATPESFVVFVLLLLFLTQCESSQNCVFQHVPFESTNNTQLFLSKIKELKQYLLLNYPVDMPSNLKPDGFCQEIWEVHLINKKLKHLASVSGRILERKFFNITYHIASFIEGCNIEDSCVRFVGTNITQFLDPVPYHIGNLADKMEKLIELKESANYSKCTIIQCQPDSFTTPGTENVTQSHGGVQSSQQTPLQRSHWGPFLLLLLIPISCFLLIMTRPLRNLFQRLPRFQETPV